In the genome of Rhineura floridana isolate rRhiFlo1 chromosome 10, rRhiFlo1.hap2, whole genome shotgun sequence, the window AATAGCTTGCCACTGGCAAATTATTTGCACACAAAAAGGTATCAGCtatgtttatttttctctctttataTATAAATCCTAATTTAAAAATTGGTCATTTTTTAACAGTACAGGGTATCACATACGACATCTCATAGCTCATCATCTGGAAGTGAGCCTCAGGGTTAGTGCTTTCCTTCAATTAAAAGCTCCATCTTTGATGCCATCAATGACAGTGAGTTTGTTCAATGGCTCAGATAACATGCCAGGCTGGATGTAGAAATTAGGTTTAGACATGTTCCCAGGTTGCACAGACTTAATTCCGGGTTTACATGAAACTGGATACCCTGTAGATACACAGAAACGGAAGTGCTGGGACAACATGTGCCCCAACAGTCCACGAGGGCCCAAAAATCTATCTCTTCCCACCAATAAAATAGGCAAACAATTGCCACAGTTCTGACTTTGATACTCAGAGTTTGCTCTCTTCTGTGTGTTCTATTGTAGCCACCCATCTAGCATGGAGGTGAATGCACAAATAGCTTTGGACTGGGTCAGTGGAATAAAAGATAAGGTGAGGCAGTACATAGTGGACCCAAACCATGCAAAACGTCTTAATGGAAACATGCTACCAGATTATGGGATCAGAATGGGCTAACAAAGGTAAGTTGTCAAACCCTTTGGGATTCTTTGCAATAGTTGtcatttcaaatatttttttcctaCTGCTTGGCTTCTGTCTTAGAAACCTATCAGATTCCTGCATGCTATGCTGCTATGGAAACAGAGACTGAAAACTGGTCCACAATGGAACATGCATCTGATTTATTAAGCTCAGccatttttttcttcccaaaacaaacaaaaagcaaccAGTATCCAACCAGTCATTTTCACCTGTCTTGCACGTAATTTTAGTTTTATTCTCCAACCAATCCTACTTTCACAATTTAATCTTAAAAGAATATTTTCTCTTAATGTCATTCTGAGCTATTCAGGTTGAGACTGTTCACATGTGTCCTCAAACACAATACATCAGTACCTTAGGGATGCTGAAGTCCTTCAACAGGTCTTGTGAAATCTCACTGAGCTGCCGAAAAGTCATTCTAAAATCCGCTTTTGTATCTTCCATGAGCTAATAAACATTACCAGACATGTGTCAGTGTTACCCTTTTGTACTCTGACAAACCGCAGTTCAAATATTTAACCAAGGAAAAAAACTCACTTTTAGAAGGAAAGCAATCAAGTAGTTATCATCCTCAGTGTCACCTAAGAGACCTAGTTTTGCTTTGAACAGTTCTGTGAAGCTGAAGGTTAAGGAAATAAATGCATTAACATTACAAAACTAGCAACATCTTAGAAATAGTTTAAATGTGGACGTTATGGGTTTCAACAATTACATACCATTTATAATACTGTTTAGGGTATTCCTCAAGTATCTGAGAAGCTCTATTAAGAGAAAATGTCAAATGCTGCAGCAAAACtgttttgtaattatttttaacaAATCAGAAATGTTGTATTGTTAGCCTGAAGGAAAACATGCTATTTTGCAAATAAgttctgctttctttttctttgcataATTTCCAAGCAATGCAGTAGATTCCTTTCACATTTAATTTGTTGTTCCACTGTTATATAATTGCAAGAGTATATAATAATTTTATATGGCAAGATCTAGTACACATAAGTTAGGCAatgccagagtttgtgttgctTGTTGTCCATGTTAGCTTGAATCACATCACCTCTGGGACTAAGCCTGTTCACTAACAGAAGTAATACCACAAAACTAAAGTAAAAAGCAGACACTGGTCCAGTCTGAATATAACATTTCCACCTTACTAAAACCATAGTTAAGTGAGCCAGGGATGAAATATGGATTTGTATGCGTCTATCTCCATGTCAGTTCTTCAGTGTCATGGTTTAAGATCCTGGTTAGTAAATCACAGTTCCCTGTAGTTTAAAGAAATCAAGGCTAATGTTAGCATGCTATGGtataaggggaggggagaatgagCACAGGCCCAATGCTTACACCCAGTTTAATAAACCATTGTTATGCCCACCAAACTGGCTCATTGTCACCTTATAACCCAATGTAACAATTCAACTTCATCAAGATGTCTACTGATCACATATTATGTGACTACCCCATCCTGAAAAGTGTCTAATAATAATCAGCAAATTATACAATTACTTTGCACTTCCAATCCAAATTCCCACAATATATGTCCAATTTCCTATGGCGAGACTGGTGGAACCTAAGGGATTTGCTATAGAatattatctattttatttatttaaaacatttctaagctGCCTTTCTAGACCATGTCCATCCAAGGTGACAAACAGTAATATAACCATACAGACACAATAATAAAGTATAGTATGTTATAGAATTGTGCTATAACAAACATcataaaactttaaaatacaaaaaatacattaaaatattccAGCCAGTATAAAACCATTTCCAAAACAAGAAAACACCATGTCCAAAAAACATATAAATTGTGCTTTGAAACAGGTGCATTTCAGTTGTAGATTACTGTAACTAAAGGGCTAACCACATGTCTCTTGGGAGGGAAATTCAGAAGGTAGgagcagggatttttttaaaaaaatagcaagagACTTTCTGCAGAAATCCCCTTCAAAAGCATTAATGCGTTGACACAAGGGGTGCAAAGTGCACCACACAGTGGCATCTCACTGTACCTGGGCCAGCTGGGTTTTTCTTCTTAGAAAAACCAATGCAACATTGCAAATGGAAAGCAATTTTTTCAACCACATAATGTAGGAAGATACTGTAGCTCAAAATACCTCTTTCCCTTTTAGCTCTCAAAACTATAGCCGACAACCTTCCACATGAAAATGTCCTCCTGGATTTGCCTGGCATTCCAATATTTCTGTTTTGTCTTTCCAGTTTGGCTGACAGCAGCAATACTACAGCCCAGTTTATGAAAAACCCCTATGCTGATGTACACAGTTTACCACTCATGTACAGGCATCATAAAAAagtcctcttttcttttttgcaagcacagttacaaaacaatttcttccAAAAAACCTCCTTTCTTTTGATTTGCACATATGGTCATTAAAGTATGCCTCACTCACCAGCTCCTTTAAGCACAAAGACACTTTTAAGACTTACAGCTGCTTTTGTCTGGGATCCAGTAATGGGTTTAGAGCCTGTAACATCTTGTTCAGATTAAACAACCCAATATTTGCCTGGTTTCCTATTTTATACTGTCTTTCATCATCAGACATGTTTGGGACAAAATCTGAAACAAAGTAGTATTTTTGTTCAGCAAAGTATTCAGAATAAACAATCAGCCTTAACATATTTAAGTACACTCATATTTCATATTGATTCCAACTAACCAAAGTCCTGTAGACACTAAAATATTTTAACCAGAGTTCTCTAAACACAAGGATATTAGTTTACACTGGACTAGCTCAAGGTCTAATATTTGCCAAAGGCAAGAATACACTGTTAGCAGTACCTTATTTTCTTatttcaaaagcaaaacaaaaccatcaTTTTTCTTCAATGTATACTCATTGTACTTCCAGTGGCCAGCAAGATCCGTCACTACACCTGTTCTAACTCCAGTTTTGgtgccctttcccctcccctttttccaAATCTTGTTAACACTTCTCCTGCTCAAATCTGTATAAAGCCCAGAAACAAAAGGAGCAACGCATTGTGAAAAAAAACTGCATACATACAGATCTACTCAAATTCCATAATTTGTTTAggattaaatattttttattctgAAAACAATTCTGCATTCACTGAGGCTAAACTTACCTGGATTGTAAGAGTCCATAAAACCAAATGGACCATAATCTATAGTAATGGATATCAGGCTGAAATTATCTGTATTACACACACCTAAAATtaaacaagatttatttatttatttcaaagtttTTGTACCATGTCCTTCCTCCACACTAGAGCACAGGATGGCTTACAACACACTACACAAAATAAACAGTAATATGCaataaaaaaatggactgccttcaagtcgatcccgacttatggcgaccatatgaataaggttttcatgaggctgagaggcagtgactggccgaaggtcacccaggtcgtagtccaacaccttaaccactacaccacactggctctcaatatgcaatacaaatatataaatcaAAACCAAAACCATACaggcatcataaaaacagcctcAACTCCAACCAACACCACTATCAAAACAGCACAGTGTCATCTCTGAGAAAACACTGATTTCTTGGAAATGAAATGTGAATGTTGGACTAGCACCTGAAATCCCCACTTGATCATGAagcccattgggtgaccttgggtcagtcactgcctcgcagcctAACTTTCCTCACAAGgatgttgtggggattaaatgaggagggggagaaccatctaTGCCACCTTAAGtcccttggagaaaagatgggatatcaatgcaataaataataaataatatctcatctagtacaatagggccccactcatacaggtTAGATTCCAGACCCGTGCCAGAAAGCAAAAAccaccaaaaagcagatcagctgtagcatggtggtctggaacctaacccgctgatcgcaacagaggaggagaagatcagatcttcccttccttgggcgcgatcagctcaagcgggagtctgatcgtgccaaaAGTGGGGCGCTGAGAAGTGGGGTCCTACTGCATCTATGAAAGACCATGAACTGACTCAAAGGAAATGGGGAAGTAGACTTCTTGGCCTGTTTCCCTTATACATACCAAGAGTGGGATTTCAacacagaaaactgccttattatcagtcaggccattggtccaccgaGCTCAGTTTTGTCCACAGGcttccggggtgtgtgtgtctctttcagtcctacctggaggtgtcaaagactgaacctgggaccttttgcacgcaaagcagatgctctgccaccgagctacagcccttccttcccttcctagcCAAAGTGCTGCAGGATCATCCACCTCTCTGCACCATGCAGTTTGGAATGGAAGACGAAACATAGACGTCCACTACGGAGCCCTGAGGAGCATCAAGAATAATCCTAATGCACAATTCTGGAAGAAATTGTGGTGGCAACAGTACTTCAAGTATCATTGTGGAACCTGGCCACAAAGCCATCTTTTTGGCCAATGGAATAGTCTGCATTTTAAGACACAGATGTGTATAATATCATGACATCGTAAGACAGACTAGGTGTTACTACATTATACCAGACGAGAGGGAAGAATTCAATACAGGGATGAGATTTTCAGTAGGAGCTCTGGGTCTCCTGTAATGCTGAGTTCTCCATGGAATGAGCAGCACAGTTTTTGCAATGCACCCAAGCTGAAGTACTATCTCTTTATCTAAGAGACATTTTTCCTTACCATGAAAGAAGAAAGGTAAAAAGGGGtggtgtttctttttaaaaacaagatagccatggtttgttgtatTTTCCTTAATCATGAACAGCTTAAAGTTAGTTGCagttagttgttgttatgtgcctccaagtcgattatgacttatgaatcagtgacccccaatagcatttgtcatgaatcaccctgttcagaacttgtaagttcaggtctgtgacttcctttatggaatcaagccatctcttgtttagccttcctctttttctactctcttctgtttttcccagcattattgtcttttctagtgaatcatgtcttgtcattatgtatccaaagtatgataacctcaatttcatcattttactagtgatagttctggtttaatttgttctgacacccaattatttgtctttttcgcagtcgatggtatccacaaagctctcctccaataccacatttcaaatgagttcatttttctgttatccacttttttcaatgTCCTACTTTCACGTCCACACATagtgatcaggaataccatggtctgaatgatcctgactttagcattcagtgatacatttttgtatttgatgaccttttctagttctctcatagctgctctccccagtcctagtcttcttctgatttcttgtctccattttggttaatgactgtgccgaggtattgataatccttgacaagttcaatatcctcgttgtcaactttaaagttacataaattttctgttgtcattacttcagtcttcttgacattcagctgtagtcctgcttttgtgctttcctctttaactttcatcagcagtcgtttcaaatcattactggtttctgcgaataatatggtatcgtctgcatatcttaaattattggtatttctccaattttcacagccccactgaaatcaatgtgagaagttagtcatgatgactaacttaaatcccactgatttcaaagaaGCCCTATGAGCAACTAACTTACATTggattatttagatttattcatCCAATCCCTGTAAATCTGGGGTATCCACATGATTAGCCATtttcaacctctctctctctctcgcacgcgcACGTAATGAGGAGCCCGCCAGGTGTCAGGATGTAGGAAAGGGTTGGGGCACACAGCTCATGCATATACaatgtctcaggttcagtccctggcttctccaggtcaggctgggagcGAACCCTGTCTGTTGTCCTAGACTGTACTGGATGGgccaggcagcttcctttgtaggCTTTTGGGATGGTGGGTGGTAAATACTATAATCCGTTTGTGCAccaaaccaattttttaaaaaagaaactaaacATTTTACACCCTTGGcacacaaaaacaacaacactgcagTAATGTATCTCACCATGAGCAAAGCCTACTGACATCCACAAGGCAATCAGATGTGCAGTCTCAGATACGACTCTAGAGAAAAAGTCCTGAAATCAAACACAGTTTTACCTTGGAAGTTTATCAACATAAACAAGGTACAACACTGTCAAACATACAAACATATTTTACAAAAGTTATTCAAAAATTAACATTCTTAAATTCATTTTAGACAAGATGAGGGAGCTCACTGATCAGGTTCtccctctgtgtatgtgtgtgtgtgtgtgtgtgggtgtgtatgtgtgggggtgtgggtgtgtgggtgtggctttaaaataataaagcagCATCAGCATCAGACCTTCATATAGTGCCTGTATGTTTTCACTTGCAGAGCTTGCTGCTTACTAACTATATTTTTTATCCTGCATTTCAGATATTGTCTCCAAAGCAGCTCATAtcaattaagagagagagagagagagagagagagagagagagagagatgagagagagagagaggagaagagagagagagagatgagagatgagagagagagagagagagaagagagagagagagagagagagagagagagaagagagagagagagagaggcccatTCCATCAGACTTATAAACTTAAAATAGGACAAgacatacaagggaagaagagtGGGGGGAAAAGGCAAGAGAAGAGTATCAGTTCTTCAAGGGCAGAACGAAGCGGTAAGCTACAAACATTTATGTTTAGTTTGGACCATGCCGATTTCCCCTTCCAATGTTTTTTGCTTGAATAGCATTGGTGTCTCTTGTCCTTCCTCAGCCAACTGACAGGCCCAGAGTGCCCTTTCCCCTTGTCTCTGCAACTGGCAGTTGGAGCAGAATGTTATTTCTAGTAGGGAGAGGTGGAAGCAAACTTCCTGTAGCTGATCCTCTTTGGGTCAATGGATAGGGTCAGGTTGGTTTCCCCTTTGCCCTAATATCCTTCCTGGCAAGCACAAGGTGCAGCCTCCTAGTGGCCCTTGATCCCCCAGCTGATGGCAGAAGTCAGAGTGTGTTGTCTTTCAGCTCTGCAGTCTCAGGACTACTAAGAAcagattggaggggggggagactGGGAAACATTGCCAgaggaaaaggttaaaaaactcTACCCCAGTGCCACTTCCCCAGTCTTCAAAGCAGCCACCTGTGGGTTTTAATGAGGAAAAAAAATGGGGGATCCTGATCACGCAACACCCACACCATGCCCGGTTTGGGCCATAGACTATAAACCTCCTGGACAGAGGCAGTGTCACTTCTGTGTTCTTGATATATTATTTCTACAGTAAATAGCACACACtacattttgtttcctttttaattTGAAGAGTTTCAGTTTGACACCCAGAAAATTATAGATTATATATTTTCGTTTTTGTTGTTCTATTCCCAGAAGCACAAAGTCTTATAAACTTACCAGATATCTATTTGGATCATTCATGTTTATTGATGGAAAGTGTTCGCCTATGATAAAGGTCTAGCAGCAACCTAAATCACAAATGAAACATTTCTTCCATCAGAGACAACTCTGAAACAACATGGAAGTGATGATTCTGTTCTAAGATTGTATCTACCTATCACTTAATTACAACAAATACACCACTtcgaaatgctaatgattaagcagtatataaatgccgtAAGCAAATAAATATGTCCTATGCATGTATATATATGCCTTTCTGTGAAAGCTAAAATGGGTTATAGGAAATACACACTCGTTAATCAGGAAGCATTTTGTCTATAGCAGAGTCCAATCCATATTAAGTCTTTACCACACAGGGTTTCTTTCAAATaagacttttatcttttatcaggGTGGATCACAGGACGGGTTTTAGAGCTTTTTAATTAAAAGGGAGAGTCAATACCCAGATGCCTGCAGTTCAGTGATGTAAAAATGTAATGACAGCACCTAAGTATGTTGCAATTTTCAGTGTTTGTACAGAACTGGCAAATTGTTACGTTGGCTTTTGAACATTTTCAAGCCTTCTACTATTGCTTCCATGCAACCAGCCATATAGAACTGAATGATTAAATAGTCAGAATCCAAAGAACTGCTCAGTAAGTTCCATTTGGCCAAGTGTCTTCTGGACTTGAGTGTTTTTGGACTACAGANNNNNNNNNNNNNTCCTGGATTTGCCTGGCATTCCAATATTTCTGTTTTGTCTTTCCAGTTTGGCTGACAGCAGCAATACTACAGCCCAGTTTATGAAAAACCCCTATGCTGATGTACACAGTTTACCACTCATGTACAGGCATCATAAAAAagtcctcttttcttttttgcaagcacagttacaaaacaatttcttccAAAAAACCTCCTTTCTTTTGATTTGCACATATGGTCATTAAAGTATGCCTCACTCACCAGCTCCTTTAAGCACAAAGACACTTTTAAGACTTACAGCTGCTTTTGTCTGGGATCCAGTAATGGGTTTAGAGCCTGTAACATCTTGTTCAGATTAAACAACCCAATATTTGCCTGGTTTCCTATTTTATACTGTCTTTCATCATCAGACATGTTTGGGACAAAATCTGAAACAAAGTAGTATTTTTGTTCAGCAAAGTATTCAGAATAAACAATCAGCCTTAACATATTTAAGTACACTCATATTTCATATTGATTCCAACTAACCAAAGTCCTGTAGACACTAAAATATTTTAACCAGAGTTCTCTAAACACAAGGATATTAGTTTACACTGGACTAGCTCAAGGTCTAATATTTGCCAAAGGCAAGAATACACTGTTAGCAGTACCTTATTTTCTTatttcaaaagcaaaacaaaaccatcaTTTTTCTTCAATGTATACTC includes:
- the LOC133364848 gene encoding protein adenylyltransferase SelO-like; translated protein: MNDPNRYLDFFSRVVSETAHLIALWMSVGFAHGVCNTDNFSLISITIDYGPFGFMDSYNPDFVPNMSDDERQYKIGNQANIGLFNLNKMLQALNPLLDPRQKQLEL